The Solibacillus sp. FSL R7-0682 genome includes a window with the following:
- a CDS encoding PhoU family transcriptional regulator has translation MKKILGLLLTITALVGCSDESNSAKDNEGLTKSFVEEYAEIGLSYDDVRERFGEEELSEVVGNTETWLYNDTSKEDFDYEKTFGEVVFDEFKSGDVDAQLYITFTDEKASMYTYFYLGEDNKVWQYQILPDAEPLDIPKSN, from the coding sequence ATGAAAAAAATCTTAGGGTTACTACTAACAATAACTGCTTTAGTAGGTTGTTCAGACGAAAGTAATTCTGCAAAGGATAACGAAGGATTAACAAAATCATTTGTAGAAGAATATGCAGAAATTGGCTTATCATATGATGATGTTCGTGAACGCTTTGGCGAAGAAGAACTTTCAGAAGTAGTGGGTAACACTGAAACATGGTTATATAATGATACATCGAAAGAAGATTTTGACTATGAAAAGACTTTTGGAGAAGTAGTATTTGACGAATTTAAATCTGGAGATGTTGACGCACAACTTTATATTACCTTCACTGATGAGAAAGCTTCCATGTACACTTATTTTTACTTAGGGGAAGATAATAAAGTTTGGCAATATCAAATTCTACCTGATGCAGAGCCTCTTGATATCCCTAAAAGTAATTAA